A window from Vulcanimicrobium alpinum encodes these proteins:
- a CDS encoding Ppx/GppA phosphatase family protein, translated as MLFGAIDVGTNSIHLIVVELDAAFDTSRVVYKAREMVRLGSDDALEHGRLTRKAMERGVDAIARFAEAAHERGADRVRAVATSAVRETANGGEFRDLVEARTGVRLEILDGAEEARLIHLGVANGYPLYDRVACIIDIGGGSTEFVVADGERPYLVDSVKLGSLRLYDAYLRGRPDPLRAARKLDAHVTGVLAPLTERIRHYRIDLALGTSGTIMGLAALDAAARGLTVKRVHGYTLSRLRLETLQRKMLVMTEADRRRMPGMNPRRADIIVAGNAVLIAALSLLGRDEIVVCERALRDGVVVDLAHRDRLLAERLGDERAARLDAVERLAQRYEHLGGHQRHVARLALVLFERLAPLHGLAPGDRDLLWAAAILHGIGRFVSDSGHHKHAAYLIRSTPLPGWRDEERLLVAQIARYYRKAMPKPTHLDYAALDAPDRRRVDMLAALLRIADGLDIRHLGLVNDVAAGLENGIVHVTAQADGDVSDELDAATAKADLFERAFGVRVALDAVVPATLG; from the coding sequence ATGCTGTTCGGCGCGATCGACGTCGGCACCAACTCGATCCATCTGATCGTGGTCGAACTCGACGCGGCGTTCGACACCTCGCGTGTCGTCTACAAAGCGCGCGAGATGGTGCGGCTCGGCAGCGACGATGCGCTCGAACATGGCCGGCTCACGCGCAAGGCGATGGAACGCGGCGTCGACGCGATCGCGCGATTCGCGGAAGCGGCGCACGAACGCGGCGCAGACCGGGTGCGCGCGGTCGCGACGTCCGCGGTGCGCGAGACGGCGAACGGCGGCGAGTTTCGCGACCTGGTCGAGGCGCGCACCGGCGTGCGTCTGGAGATTCTCGACGGAGCCGAAGAAGCGCGGCTGATCCACCTCGGCGTCGCCAACGGGTATCCGCTCTACGACCGCGTCGCGTGCATCATTGACATCGGCGGCGGCTCGACCGAGTTCGTCGTCGCCGACGGCGAGCGGCCCTACCTCGTCGACTCCGTGAAGCTTGGAAGCCTGCGCCTCTACGACGCGTATCTGCGCGGGCGTCCCGATCCGCTGCGCGCGGCGCGCAAGCTCGACGCGCACGTCACCGGCGTCCTCGCGCCCCTGACCGAACGTATTCGTCATTACCGGATCGATCTGGCGCTGGGGACGTCCGGGACCATCATGGGCCTCGCGGCGCTCGATGCCGCAGCGCGCGGCCTGACCGTCAAACGCGTCCACGGCTACACCCTCAGCCGCCTGCGGCTCGAGACGCTCCAGCGCAAGATGCTGGTGATGACCGAGGCGGACCGGCGCCGCATGCCGGGGATGAACCCCCGCCGCGCCGACATCATCGTTGCGGGGAATGCGGTGCTCATCGCGGCGCTCTCGCTGCTCGGGCGCGACGAGATCGTGGTGTGCGAGCGCGCCTTGCGCGACGGCGTCGTCGTCGATCTCGCGCACCGCGATCGTCTGCTCGCCGAACGCTTGGGCGACGAGCGCGCCGCGCGCCTCGACGCCGTCGAGCGCCTGGCCCAGCGCTACGAGCACCTGGGCGGCCACCAGCGGCACGTCGCACGGCTCGCGCTAGTCCTCTTCGAGCGGCTTGCGCCGCTACACGGTCTGGCACCGGGCGACCGCGACCTGCTCTGGGCGGCGGCGATCCTACACGGCATCGGCCGATTCGTCTCCGACAGCGGCCACCACAAGCATGCCGCCTACCTGATCCGGAGCACGCCGCTGCCCGGCTGGCGTGACGAGGAGCGGCTTCTCGTCGCGCAGATCGCGCGTTACTACCGCAAGGCGATGCCCAAGCCGACGCACCTCGACTACGCCGCCCTCGATGCGCCCGACCGGCGGCGCGTCGACATGCTGGCCGCGCTGCTGCGCATCGCCGACGGCCTCGATATCCGGCACCTGGGCCTGGTGAACGACGTGGCGGCCGGGCTCGAAAACGGGATCGTGCACGTTACCGCGCAGGCCGACGGTGACGTCTCGGACGAACTCGACGCCGCGACGGCCAAAGCCGACCTCTTCGAACGCGCCTTCGGCGTTCGAGTCGCGTTGGACGCCGTCGTTCCTGCGACCCTAGGATGA
- a CDS encoding NAD(P)-dependent oxidoreductase yields the protein MATPLGMIGLGAMGEPMAASLLRAGFPVTACAHRDRRALERLMALGARDGGDPGGVGAASDVVVLCVPDAPQVEDALFGEHGATLRAKPGTLFIDMSTISPIASRAIGARLREGGFRFVDAPVSGGPARATSGTLTIMAGGTPEDYRDAEPVLLGMGTPRHVGPPGMGEVVKLVNQIIIANTVLGNIEALTFAAKAGADIDAVLEVIGTATGANYLLQNWLPKSWLAGSFAPGFALDLLRKDLAAALDSGRAMGVAMPSSALAYQMYTAASGEGHGRDDYTSVAQFYERAAGVQVRTKPA from the coding sequence ATGGCAACGCCGCTGGGGATGATCGGTCTGGGAGCGATGGGCGAGCCGATGGCCGCATCGCTGCTCCGCGCGGGGTTCCCCGTCACCGCCTGCGCGCATCGCGATCGCAGGGCGCTCGAACGGCTCATGGCGCTCGGCGCGCGCGACGGCGGCGATCCGGGAGGGGTCGGCGCCGCGAGCGATGTCGTCGTCCTCTGCGTCCCGGACGCGCCGCAGGTCGAAGACGCGCTCTTCGGCGAGCACGGCGCGACGCTGCGCGCCAAGCCGGGGACGCTGTTCATCGACATGTCGACGATCTCGCCGATCGCATCGCGCGCGATCGGCGCGCGGCTGCGCGAGGGCGGATTCCGCTTCGTCGATGCGCCCGTTTCGGGCGGCCCCGCACGCGCGACCAGCGGAACGCTCACGATCATGGCGGGCGGCACGCCCGAGGATTACCGCGATGCCGAGCCGGTGCTGCTGGGGATGGGAACGCCGCGCCACGTCGGCCCGCCGGGGATGGGCGAGGTGGTCAAACTCGTCAACCAGATCATCATCGCCAACACGGTGCTCGGGAACATCGAAGCGCTGACGTTCGCCGCGAAGGCCGGTGCCGACATCGACGCCGTGCTCGAAGTGATCGGCACCGCGACCGGCGCGAACTACCTCCTGCAGAACTGGCTGCCCAAGAGCTGGCTCGCGGGTTCGTTCGCGCCGGGCTTCGCGCTCGATCTCCTGCGCAAGGATCTTGCCGCGGCGCTCGATTCCGGGCGCGCGATGGGCGTCGCGATGCCGTCGAGCGCGCTGGCGTACCAGATGTACACCGCGGCGTCGGGCGAAGGCCACGGCCGCGACGACTACACGTCGGTGGCGCAGTTCTACGAACGCGCAGCCGGCGTTCAGGTACGCACGAAGCCCGCCTAG
- a CDS encoding prenyltransferase has translation MAALLAFVRLTRPLFLYGGFAGVALGAAVAAWTGHRLDAATYLWAQAMVTSLHLMVHYANDYFDREGDAHAAQTPWSGGSGVLVAGALPARAALTAALVCGAAGLALALRFAAAGDAVTAVIGVAIAAGAWCYSAPPIRLAARGLGELDTALVVAVLVPCAGYAAFARAIDEPILAAVTPPAFAMFAMMLCVELPDAGADRASGKRTLVVRWGPARACPLIVASASIAAAVAVSVAWQTGSTWHALALLPAFACAIALARCVRRDPHTATMAFWGVALCATVVTGLAAAYAFGALGF, from the coding sequence ATGGCTGCGCTGCTGGCGTTCGTGCGATTGACCCGGCCGCTGTTTCTCTACGGCGGGTTCGCAGGCGTCGCGCTCGGCGCCGCGGTCGCCGCCTGGACCGGACACCGCCTCGACGCGGCGACGTATCTGTGGGCGCAGGCGATGGTGACGTCGCTGCACCTGATGGTGCACTACGCGAACGACTACTTCGATCGCGAGGGGGACGCGCATGCCGCGCAGACACCGTGGTCGGGCGGAAGCGGCGTGCTCGTCGCGGGCGCACTCCCGGCGCGCGCCGCGCTGACCGCGGCGCTCGTGTGCGGTGCGGCCGGCCTCGCGCTCGCGCTGCGTTTCGCGGCGGCAGGCGACGCCGTCACCGCTGTGATCGGCGTTGCGATCGCGGCCGGCGCGTGGTGCTATTCGGCGCCGCCGATTCGATTGGCGGCGCGTGGACTCGGCGAACTTGATACCGCGCTCGTGGTCGCGGTACTCGTTCCGTGCGCCGGATATGCGGCGTTTGCACGCGCGATCGACGAACCGATCCTCGCCGCCGTCACACCGCCGGCGTTCGCGATGTTTGCGATGATGCTGTGCGTCGAGTTGCCCGACGCGGGAGCGGATCGTGCGAGCGGGAAGCGGACCCTCGTTGTCCGCTGGGGACCGGCGCGCGCGTGCCCGCTCATCGTCGCGAGCGCCTCGATCGCCGCCGCGGTCGCGGTGTCGGTCGCATGGCAAACGGGGTCGACTTGGCATGCGCTCGCGTTGCTGCCGGCCTTCGCATGCGCGATCGCGTTGGCGCGATGCGTGCGGCGCGACCCCCATACGGCGACGATGGCCTTCTGGGGTGTCGCCCTTTGTGCGACGGTCGTCACGGGACTTGCAGCGGCGTACGCGTTCGGCGCGCTCGGATTCTGA
- a CDS encoding class I fructose-bisphosphate aldolase: MLASIRRPTFEELNLSTGKRARLYDMMYGHGPGNGTLMLLPIDQGLEHGPIDFFDNPDALDTDWVLRLAVEGNFSGIAYHIGLAEKYHKEYAGRVPLVLKVNGKTNVPPDDNSFSPLTSSVEDAVRLGASAVGYTVYVGSPAQDRDIQQANGVRRACEKYGMPLIVWSYPRGSAVKAKGGQDSLYAVDYAARVACEIGADIVKLNVPHSETAPEASPKPYNTTTMSEIDGLRKVVKSAGRTLVLVSGGSKLSNDDTVHKARIAMEAGCVGLIFGRNMWQRTWDDATAMAGRMHDLMKEFGQ; encoded by the coding sequence ATGCTTGCTTCGATCCGCCGTCCGACGTTCGAGGAGCTCAACCTCTCGACGGGTAAACGCGCGCGCCTCTACGACATGATGTACGGGCACGGCCCCGGCAACGGGACCCTGATGCTGCTGCCGATCGACCAGGGCCTCGAGCACGGCCCGATCGATTTCTTCGACAACCCCGACGCGCTCGACACCGACTGGGTGCTGCGCCTGGCGGTCGAAGGCAATTTCTCCGGGATCGCCTACCATATCGGGCTCGCCGAGAAGTATCACAAAGAGTACGCGGGCCGCGTCCCGCTGGTCCTCAAGGTCAACGGCAAGACCAACGTGCCGCCCGACGACAACTCATTTTCGCCGTTGACGTCGAGCGTCGAGGACGCCGTGCGTCTGGGCGCGAGCGCCGTCGGTTACACCGTGTACGTCGGCTCGCCGGCGCAAGATCGCGATATCCAGCAGGCCAACGGCGTGCGGCGCGCGTGCGAGAAGTACGGCATGCCGCTGATCGTGTGGTCGTATCCGCGCGGCTCGGCGGTGAAGGCGAAGGGCGGTCAGGATTCGCTCTACGCGGTCGACTACGCGGCGCGGGTCGCGTGCGAGATCGGCGCCGACATCGTGAAGCTCAACGTACCGCATTCGGAGACCGCGCCCGAGGCGTCGCCGAAGCCCTACAACACGACGACGATGAGCGAGATCGATGGTCTGCGCAAGGTTGTAAAGTCGGCGGGGCGTACGCTTGTGCTCGTCTCGGGCGGCTCGAAACTCAGCAACGACGACACCGTGCACAAGGCGCGCATCGCGATGGAAGCCGGCTGCGTCGGATTGATCTTCGGACGCAATATGTGGCAGCGCACGTGGGACGACGCGACCGCGATGGCGGGGCGCATGCACGACCTCATGAAGGAGTTCGGTCAGTAG
- a CDS encoding NifU family protein produces the protein MNTATVESRIETALDRIRPMIRRDGGDVWLIKVEDAIAYVQMIGACGGCPASNATLKGGIEAVVREDVPEILAVEQL, from the coding sequence GTGAATACCGCGACGGTCGAGAGCCGGATCGAAACCGCTCTCGACCGGATTCGGCCCATGATCCGACGCGACGGCGGAGACGTGTGGCTGATCAAAGTGGAGGACGCGATCGCGTACGTGCAAATGATCGGCGCGTGCGGCGGATGCCCCGCGTCCAACGCCACCCTCAAAGGCGGGATCGAAGCCGTCGTGCGCGAGGACGTTCCCGAGATTCTGGCGGTCGAACAGCTGTAA